The Streptomyces cathayae DNA segment GGGCGGGGCGGTCAGAACTCCTCGTGCACTTCCGGGTCTCCGCCGATGCGCCGATGGGCCCGGTCGGCGATGGCCCGCATCTGGGCGGCGTCCAGTTCGAAGCCGAAGACGTCGAGGTTGGCGCGCTGCCGTCCGGGATCGGCCGACTTGGGCACGGGCAGTGCGCCGAGCTGGATGTGCCAGCGCAGCACCGCCTGGGCCGGTGTGACCCCGTGGGCCTCGGCCACCGAGGCCACGGTCAGGTCGTCCAGCACCTGTGAACCCCGGCCCAACGGGCTCCAGCTCTCGACGAGCACGCCCTTGTCCGCGTGGTAGGAGCGCAGCTCCTCCTGGGGGAAGAACGGGTGCAGCTCGACCTGGTTGACCGACGGCAGCACCCCGGTCTCCTGCTCCAGCCGTTCGATGTGGGCGGGTGTGAAGTTGGAGACCCCGATCGAGCGTACGAGCCCGTCCTCCCGCAGCTTGATCATGGCCTTCCAGGAGTCGACGTACCGGTCGACCCGGGGGAGCGGCCAGTGGATGAGGTACAGGTCGACGTACTCCAGCCCGAGACGCGCGCGGGACTCCTCGAAGGAGGTGAGGGTCTCCTCGTAGCCGTGGTGGCGGCCGGGGAGTTTCGTCGTCACGACGACCTCCTCGCGCGGGACGTCGGCGCGGGCCACGGCACGGCCGACACCGGTCTCGTTGCGGTAGTTCGTCGCCGTGTCGACGAGGCGGTAGCCCATCTCCAGGGCCGCCGTCACCGACTGCTCCGCCTGTGCGTCGTCCATCGGCCAGGTGCCCAGGCCGAGAGCGGGGATCGTCGTGCCGTCGTTGAGTGTGTGGTTCGGGATGCTGATCACGAGGGGACCCTCCCATGGACAGTGTCGTCACCCTCCAGCCTCACCGACAGAACGGCCGATGATCAACCCGACGGGCGGGCCGGACGACACGCACGTGTGTGAACCGGCAGGGATCCGCACGGATCGACCCGGAACGACGGAGAGGGCACACATGACGACGGGCGTGAGCGGTGCGGGCGGGGCGGGTGGAGGAGGCGCGGAGAGCGGGACGGGCGGAGGGGAGGACGCAGAGAAGGCCGAGAAGAGCGTGGGGATCGGGGTGCGTCCGGTCGCCGGGCACATCGGTGCCGAGATCACCGGCGTCGACCTCGCCGACGAGCCAGGCGACGCCGTGATCGCCGCCGTCCGGGCGGCGGTGCTGCGCTGGAAGGTGGTGTTCTTCCGCGGACAGCGCCTGGACCACGCCGGACATGTGGCGCTGGCGCGGCGGTTCGGTGAGCCGGTCGTCCTGCCCCGGCGCGGGAGGGCCTCGCCGCCCGGCTTCCCCGAGGTCGAGACGACCGCCGACCGGCTGGAACTCGGCGGACGGTTCGGCATGGAGCACGACGAATGGCTGCGGCGCCGCCGCCACACCCTGCTGCGCGGCTGGCACTGCGACCACGGCGCCCGCGTCGATCCGCCCGCCGCGACGATCCTGCGCGCGGAGACCGTACCGCCCTACGGAGGCGACACCACCTGGTCGAATCTGGCCGCCGCCTACGCCGGACTGTCCGCGCCGGTACGGGAGTTCGCCGACCGGCTGCGCGCCGAGCACCGGCTGGGGGTCGGCTACCAGCCCCGGCCCGGCGACGACGCGTATCTGCGGCACCTGCTGGTCCGTCAGACCGCTTCCGAGCACCCCGTGGTGCGGGTCCATCCGGAGACGGGGGAGCGGGTGCTGTTCGTCAACGGCTACTACGTCGAGCAGATCACCGGCCTGTCCCGGCCGGAGAGCCACGCCGTCCTGGAGATGCTGCTGGAGCAGGCGACCCGGCCCGAGTACACGGTGCGCTTCCGGTGGGAGCCGGGCAGCGTGGCGTTCTGGGACAACCGTGCCACCATCCACCTGGCTCCGAACGACACCGCCCACCTGGGCCACCCGCGGATCATGCACCGGGTGATGCTGACAGGTGACGTGCCGGTGGGTGTCGACGGCCGCCCCTCGGAGCCGATCACCGGAACCGCCCCGGGACGCTGGTGACCGGCCGATCAGCCGACCGCCCCTACTCGAACCGTGAGGTGTCGCCCGCGCCCCGCCGTACGATCTCCGCCTCCCCGCCCGAGAAGTCGATCACCGTGGTCGGCTCGGTGCCGCAGTCCCCGGAGTCGAGCACCGCGTCCACCTGGTGGTCGAGCCGGTCCTTGATCTCCCAGCCCTGGGTCATCGGCTCGTCCTCACCGGGCAGCAACAGGGTGCTGGACAGCAGGGGCTCGCCGAGTTCCGCCAGCAGCGCCTGGGTGACGACGTGATCGGGGATGCGCACGCCGACGGTCTTCTTCTTCGGATGCTGCAGCATGCGCGGCACCTCCTTCGTCGCGGGCAGGATGAAGGTGTAGCTGCCCGGTGTGGACGCCTTGACCGCGCGGAACACGTCGTTGTCGATCCGTACGAACTGGCCGAGCTGCGCGAAATCCCGGCACACCAGAGTGAAGTGGTGGCGCTCGTCCAGCTTGCGGATGGTACGGATCCGGTCGATGCCCTCCCGGCTGCCCAGTCGGCAGCCGAGCGCGTAACAGGAGTCCGTGGGGTACGCGACCAGGGCGTCGGCGCGGATGCTGTCGGCGACCTGGGCGATAGTGCGCGGCTGGGGGTTGTCGGGGTGCACGTCGAAGTACTTGGCCATTCACCGAGCTTATGCCGCCCAAGGAGCAGGGCCGCACACCCCGGCCGGTGCCCGGCGTCCGGCCGGGCCCGGATGGACTGGAAGTTCCTCCTCGGCCTGGAGCCGGACGACCCGGGATTCGACTTCTCCGCCCTGAGTGACTTCCGGGCCCGGCTGATCAAGCACGGGCTGGAGGAAAAGGTCCTGGCCCCGGTCCTGGAGCGGATCTCCGCGCTGGGACTGCTGCGCGCCGCACTGGAGGCCCTGGCGGCGGCCGCCCCGCGATGGCTGTCACCAGGTTCGTTCCTGCCGCGGGAGCGCGGCCGGAACGGGGGACCGGTCGCGCTCCCGCGTGTCCTTCCCGCCAGGACCCGCCGCCGGCCCGCCTCATGACGGCCGTGGCGGCCGCGGACGGCTCCGCCGTTCTCGCACCGGCCCGCGCGCCGCGCGTGTGCGCCGCTGCTCCGAGTCGCCGCTCTCCGTGATGCACGGCAGCATGGCCCTCGTACGTACGCCACCGGCGGGACGCGCGCGATGCGCGTGACCAGGCCGTCCGGCGACGGGAGGTCCCGCGAGCGGGCCCCGGGAACCGGGGAGCCCGCGAGCCCGGGACACCGGAGGACCACATCACCCGGACCGGCCTCGACGACCGGCCCACGGCCACACGCCACCGTGCTCCGGCCCGCCCCCAGCCATGAGCAGCCGAAGGAGTCCACGAACATGACGGACGTTTCGAGCCGAGGTCCTGCCCCGGGCGACGGCCGCAAGGTACTCACCAACCGGCAGGGCCATCCGGTCCACGACAACCAGAACCAACGCACGGTCGGCGCCCGCGGGCCCGCCACGCTGGAGAACTACCAGTTCCTGGAGAAGATCAGCCACTTCGACCGGGAGCGCATCCCCGAACGCGTCGTGCACGCCCGGGGGGTGACCGCGTACGGCTACTTCGAGGCCTACGGAACCTGGGGCGACGAACCGGTCGGCCGTTACACCCGGGCCCTGCTGTTCCAGGAGCGCGGCAAGCGCACGGACGTGGCCGTCCGGTTCTCCACCGTCATCGGCGGACGCGACTCCTCCGAGACCGCCCGCGACCCGCGCGGCTTCGCCGTGAAGTTCTACACCGAGGACGGCAACTGGGACCTCGTCGGCAACAACCTCGGGGTCTTCTTCATCCGGGACGCGATCAAGTTCCCGGACGTCATCCACGCCCTCAAGCCCGACCCCGTCACCTTCGAGCAGCAGCCGCGGCGCATCTTCGACTTCATGTCGCAGACGCCCGAGTGCATGCACATGCTGGTCAACCTGTTCAGTCCGCGCGGCATCCCCGCGGACTACCGTCACATGCAGGGCTTCGGCGTGAACACCTACAAATGGGTGAACACCGAGGGTGAGACCAAGCTCGTCAAGTACCACTGGATGCCCAAGGCGGGCGTCCGCTCCATGACCGAGGAGGACGCCGCGAACGTCCAGGCGGGCTCCCTCGGCCACGCGACCAAGGACCTCTACGAGGCGGTGGGGCGCGGCGACCACCCGGAGTGGGAACTGCTCGTCCAGATGATGGACGACCACGACCACCCGGAACTGGACTTCGACCCGCTCGACGACACCAAGACCTGGCCCGAGCAGGACTTCCCGCCGAAGCCGGTCGGCCGGATGGTGCTCGACCGGATGCCGGAGAACTACTTCGCCGAGAACGAGCAGATCTCCTTCGGCACGGGTGTCCTCGTCGACGGCCTGGACTTCTCCGACGACAAGATGCTCGTCGGCCGGACCTTCTCCTACAGCGACACCCAGCGCCACCGGGTCGGCCCGAACTACCTCCAGCTCCCCGTCAACCAGGCCAAGGCCGCCGAGGTGAACACCAACCAACGCGACGGCCAGATGGCCTACCTCGTGGACCAGGCGGGAGAGCACCCCGAGGTCAACTACGAACCGTCGCTCATCGGCGGCCTGCGCGAGGCCAAGGAGCCGTCGCACGACGAGCAGGGCCCGGAGATCCGGGGCTACCTCACCCGCAAGCGCATCCCCCGCACCAACGACTACCTCCAGGCGGGCCAGCGCTACATGCTCATGGAGGACTGGGAGCGCGACGACCTGGTGAAGAACTTCACCGACCTGCTCTCCCAGTGCGACCGGCCGGTGCAGGAGCGCATGGTGTGGCACTTCCTGCTGGTCGAGAACGACCTCGGCCGCCGGGTCGGTGACGGACTCGGTATCGCTCCGGGGGACGTCGCCGGTCTGGGACCCCTCGCGGACCAGGACCTCACCGACGAGGACCGCAAGCGGCTGGCCAACCTGGGCGACAACCCGTCGCGTGACGTGCGGGGACTGACGATGACCCACTGCGTCCCCGACGAACGGCACGTGGTGAACCGCTGAACAGGTCACCGGCCCCGGGCCGGCCCCACCAGGGGGCCGGCCCGGGGGCGAGTGCCGTGCGTCCCTTCGCACGCCCGGCACTCGCCCCCGACGTGTCACGACTCGTCGCGCAGGACGGTGAAAACGCGCCGCCCGCCGATCGAACGGACCGGTTCCCGGGGACCAATCGAGTCATGACAAGCGCATCGTTCCAACGCACCCTCACCCTGCCCGCCTCCGTGTGCGACCAGGCCGCACAGCACCTGGAGCAGGCCGCCAAGCGGACCGTCGACGGGGCCGGGATCCCGTTGAAGGCGTTCCGCACGGCCGCCGACAGCGACTACACACTCCCGGTCTCCGTGGTGGAACAGGCCGCGTCCTGCCTGCTCGTCCTGGCCACCGAGACCGCCCAGACGGTACGGCCGTCGGCGCTGCGCGCCACCATCAGCGTCGCCCTGAGCCTGCGCGACGCCGCCCAGGCGGTCCGCCGGCCCGCGCTCACGAACCGGTTCTGGTGAGACACCGCCCTGCCGTCACCGGAGCAGGTGCCGCCGAATGGCCCGTCACCGCGGGGGAACCCGGCGACCCGCACACCACGGACCCCACCGAGAGCATCCCGAGACCCCCGACACCCACCAGGAGAAGGCCATGAGTCTGCTGCGCGCCGTCGGCCGCCCGATGCTGGCATCGATGTTCGTCGCGGGCGGTCTGGAATCCGTTCGCCACCCCCAGGACGTCGTCCCGGTCGCCGAGCCCGTCGTCCGGCCCGTCACCGAACGCGTCGCCGTGCTCCCGGACCGCACCGAGCAGACCGTACGGCTCAACGGCGCCGTACAGGTCGTGGCCGGGCTGCTGCTGGCCACCGGACGCCTCCCCCGCACCGCGGCGCTCGCACTCGCGGTCACGCTCGTGCCCACGACGCTCGCCGGACACCGCTTCTGGGAGGAGGACGACGCCTCCCGGCGTGTCCAGCAGCGCATCCACTTCCTCAAGAACCTGGCCATGCTCGGCGGCCTGCTGATCACCGCCGACGACACCGGGGCCGCCCCCTCGATGCTGTGGCGCGGCCGTCGCACGGCTCGCGAACTGCGTCGCGACGCCCACCTGGTACGGCACGCCGCCCGGGCGGGAGCCCGCCCCGCCGCGGCGGCCGCCCGCGTCCGGGCCAAACTGCCCGGCTGACCCGGGGCCCGTCGGTGAGGGGACCGACCGGGGGCCGAATCGCGTTAGCCCCCCGGAGCCCGGGGAACCCAGGGGCGGGTGGACCCGGCCGGGTGCCACCACGATCCGGAGGTGAAGAACATGGGACACGGAGGCAACGTCATCGACGAACTGATGACCGATCACCGGGAGGTCGAGGAGCTCTTCGGCAAGATCGAGGCCCTGCCCCCCGGCCACAAGGACCGCAAGGTGTACGCGGACCAGGCGACGATCGAGCTCGTCCGGCATTCGGTGGCGGAGGAGGCATATCTCTACCCGGCCGTGCGCGAGCACGTGGAGAACGGGAACACCCTGGCCGACAGGGAACTCGCGGACCACGCCAAGGCCGAACAGGTCATGAAGGACTTGGAGGGCCGCGACGCGGGGGAGGCCGAGTTCGACCGGCTCGTCGGCATGCTGATGGGCGAGATCCGCGAGCACATCGCCGACGAGGAGCAGAACCTGTTCCCCGAGCTGCGCGCGTCCTGCTCCCCGGGACAGCTCGACCAGCTCGGTGACAAGGTCCGGCAGGCCAAGAAGACGGCCCCGACCCGGCCGCACCCTGCGGCCCCGGACAAGCCCCCGGCCAACAAGCTGCTGGCACCGGGCGTCGGCCTGGTCGACCGGCTCCGCGACGCGCTGAGCGGTCGCGGCAAGCTCGACTGACGCCGTCACGCCGTCACGCCGTCACGCCGACGGTCCGACACGCCCGCTGCCCGGGCCGGGTGGTCCGGGCAGCGGGCGTGGACGGGCCCGGCGTCAGGCGGTGAGCGTGTGGTCCGGAGGGAGACGGTCGAGCAAACGGGAGCGGTGCAGTTCGGCCACGGGCGCCAGCAGATCGGGGTGGCGCAGCAGCGCCGCTGCCTTCTGGTCGCTCTCGTCGGGTGCGAGCAGCCGCCGGAACTCGGCCGGCGCACCGGTGGTGTGGGTTCCCCCGGCGAGCGCGGTCACGGCGCGGGAGGCCATGTCCGGGTCGGCGAGCAGACAGGCCGCCCAGCTGGTCACGACCTCGTCCACCCAGGTGCGCCAGGCGGCTGCGCCGTCCGGGTCGGCGCCGGCGCCGGTGACCCCGTCGAGCCGTGCCGAACCGCCCGGGCCCGCCAGGCCGACCAGGGCGGCGTCCATCGCCGTCGGATACCGGAGCCACGCGGCGACCGTCACCGCCTGCCGCGCCTGCACCTCGCACAGGGCGGAGGCGAGCGCTCCGCCGGAGGCGGGGAAGGAACGGGTCAGCCACTGCGTGGTCGCCGCGATGACCGGGGAGAGGTCTGCTGTCACTGCCGGGCCGTCCGAGCTGATGGGGTCAAGGACATCTGCCCGGAAACGGTAGCTTCCGGCACACCCGGCCGGATATGGCCCCGGTCTCCTCCGGTGCGTGGCCCCGGCCACACCGGCCGGGGCCACGCACCGGAGGAGACCACGGACGTGCTCAGCCGCCCGGAGGTTCACCGCGGCCCTGGTGGAACGGTCACCCGCGCTGCCACAGGGCCGGGGCGTCGGCCGGTGCCCAGGCGCCCTGGGCCTGGTGGCTCTGCAGACACCGGTAGCGCACGCCGTCGCGGGTCACCACCGCCCCTGCCTCGTACACGCGGCCCTCGGTCCACTCCCGGGTGGCGCCGTCCTGCGGGGCGGGGGCCGGGGCCGGTGTCGTGGCCTGGGTGGTGGTGAGGACGAGGCCGAAGTCGCTGAGGATCGGGTTGACCGGCTGGTAGAACGTCGTGCCGCCGCTGGTGCAGTTCCCGGTGCCGCCGGAGGTGACGCCCTGCGCCTGGACGCCCGCGACGAACGGCCCGCCGGAGTCGCCCGGCTCGGCACACACCGTGGTCCGGGTCAGCCCGCCGACCGTGCCCTGGGGGTAGGTGACACTCGTGTCGTGCTGCTGGATCGTTCCGCAGTGCCATCCGCTGGTCGAGCCGGACCGGCACACCGCGGCACCGACGAGTGCCTGCACCGATCCGGCGACCTGCACCTCCTGACCGTCCTGCGCCTTGACGCCGGGCGTGGCCGTCCACTGGTCGTCGGTGGCCACCCACGCCATGTCCTTGCCGGGGAACGTCGAGGCCCGGAAGGTGCCCTGGGCGGTGCGGTCGTAGCCGGTCGTCACCGCGCCAGGCGCGCCGCAGTGGCCCGCGGTGACGAAGCCCTGCTGCTCGTCCCCGGTGACGGAGAATCCGACGGAGCAGCGGGCGGTGTCGTCGATGTAGAAGGCGTCGCCGCCGGTGATGTCCTGCATCAGGCGCGGCGACTCCGTCGTCGTGTGGATACCGACGTCCGACCCCTGGAGCCCCGCCGCCTCGACGAAGGCGGCGCCGGCCGCCCGGCTCCTCGCCCGCACCATGACGCGGTTGTTCGGCACGTCGACGTACCACACGGGCGTGTCCAGGGTCTGGACCCGGGCAGCCGTCGAGTCCAGCTTCTCCTTGGCCGCCACGAGGTCGGACAGCGTCCGCCGGACGACCGCGGCCGTCGCGCCCTGGGCCTCGATGGCGGGGACGTCCCCGGCGTCGACGGTCGCGACCGTGAGGTTCTCGGAGGCAGTGCCGTGCACCCAGGCACCGGCGAACCGCTCGCCCAGGGAGATGCGCAGCCGGCCCGCGCGGGTGCCCGCCTCCGCCTCGTTGGCCGGCCGTTCGGACGCCTGGGCCCCGGTCAGCCCCAGATCGCGCTGCAGGGCACGGAGCAGCTGCGCCGGCGGTTCGTCGGTGTCGGCACCCGGCGGCCGGGCGGCGACGGGCGCGGGTCCCGCCGTGGGCGGGAGCCCGGCCGCCGCGACGGAGGGGAGGCCGGCGAGGACGAGACCGCCGAGCGCGGCCAGGGCCGCTCGGCGCGCGGTCCGGGCATGTCTGAGGGCCATTCGGTACGTCTCCTTCGTTCGGGGGCCGACTGCCGCGAGCCCCGGGGTCTGTCCGGCGGTTTCCGCCGGGCCCGCTGCCGCGCCCCGCCACGCTGCCGGGGCCCGCTCGCGTACGTCCCGTACGAAAACGGCCCTCCGCCCGGCGACGCCTCCCCACTGGCTGAAGGACGGGGGAGGTGCCCCGGAGCCGGATCCCGCGGTCCGGTCCGGCGCGAGACGCCGGACCGGACCTAGGTCTTGCCCGCGGCGCCCGATGCGATGTCGGGAGCGCGCCCATTTCGCGCTTTGGTGAGACGAACGCGCCATGTGCAGTACCAGGACGCGACGGCGGACGCCGGGCGTGGGCGGACGGGAAGCGCCGCCGGCAACCCGGCCGGCGGCGCCGACGGGACCGCCTCGGGTGAACAGGAAAAGCGCTCCGGCCGTTCACGGCTGAAAATGGGTCACAAGGCAGGGGAACCGATGGGCGCCCCTGGGTGACGCGCTTCGGAGGTCGACATGAACGACATGGCCGGCAGGGACCCAGACACGTCTCGTTCGTCGGATCTTCCGCAGCCCCTGCGGGCCATGGCGTCGGGGCTGCGGCAGGTGCCGGGCGCGGAACAGGTCGGGAAGGCGGCCGGCGGTGCGCTGGACGCGATCGGGGCGGTGTCCCCGCGCGGTCGCCGCATGGCCGTCTACGCCGGAGCCGGCGTGCTCGGTGTGGCCGGCCTCGTCGAGTGGCCGGTGGCGCTGACCGGCGCGGCCGTCGCCTGGCTCACCCAGCAGCGGCCGGCCCGGCCGCCGGAGACGGAGTCGCCGAACGGCACGGCACCGTCCGGTGAGGACGGGGCGCACCGCCCGGAAACCGAAACGGAACCGCAGCCCGCGCCCGGACCGCCCACCGACCAGGGCCCCGGCGACCGGCTGGCCCTCTCCCGCCACCGGCAGGAACCGGCGGAACCCCCTGTGCGCGAACAGCCCGCCAAGGTGGGCGACCCCGCGACGGCGTCCGCGCTCAAGCAGGTCGCCGAAGCCACCGCGCACCACGAACCGCACACCGACCGCCACCCGGGCCGGGACGGCGCACACGACCCGCAGACCGGCTGAGCCAGGACCACGGGACACCCTCAGATGCTCACACGCTTCGATGTCGCCCCCCTCGCCGGGACCGTGGCGGGGGCCGCCGCGGGCGCCGCCCGCAGCACCGCCCGGGGCATGACGTCCGTCCACGGCACGACGCGCCGCATCGGCAACGTCGCCCGCAACGCCCTGGGCGGCGGCCGGCACTGGCGGGCCGGACGCCGCGTCCACCTGGCGCTGCGCAATCCCGGCGGCGACGCCGGCCCGCTCGCCCGCAAAGTGGCCACCGAACTCCTCGACCACCCCGACGTGCTGACGGCGTACTGGGACGAGGGGCTGACCCGCCTCGTCGTGACGGCGGCGCAGGACGCGGCCGGCGACCGGGTGACCGAGCGGGCCGTCGCGCTCGCCGCCCGCCTCGGGCTGAGCGAGGACGCCGATCCGGAGGCGGACGAGACCCGGCACCCCGGCGACCCCCGCGAGGTACGGGTCAACGCCGCCGCGCTGCTGCTGGACGCCGCCGGTGCGGCCGGGGCCCTCGCCGGACGCTCGTTGGGCCTGCCACGGAGCCCGAGAACGGTCACCGCCGCCGTCACGCTGATGCGCGAGAACCCCCGCTTCCGCGCCCTGCTGCGGCAGCGGCTCGGCTGGAACGGCATGGAACTCGTCCTCGCCGCCGCCAACGCCGCCGCCCACGGAGCCGGACAGTCCCCGATGTCCCTGGTCCTCGACGGGCTGCTGCGGACCGGCCAGCTGACCGAGGCGGTGGCCCGGGCCGCGGCCTTCGAGGCGCTGCACGACGACCTCTGCACCGAGGAACGCGCGGGCCTCCCCGGCCTTACCGGCGGCCGCCCACCGCTGCGGGTCACCCCCGCCCAGGCCTACGCGGCCAACGCCGGCACCGGCAGCCTGGCCGGCGCGGCCGCCGCCCTCCTCGTCACGCACGCGGCACAGGAGGCGGCCGAAGCCCTCCTCGCCGGATCGCCCAAGGCGGCACGCTACGGCCCGGCCGCCTTCCAGGCGGCCCTCGGTACCTTCCTCGCCCGGTCCGGGATGCTCGTACGCAGTGGGGAGCGGCTGCGGCAGCTGGAGATCGCCGACTCCCTCGTCCTGCACGCCGACGTCCTGCGCAGCCGCCCGCCGGACACCCCGGACGCCGTCAGCGGGACCGCCGCGTTCGACGATCCGGTCGACCCGTTCGCCGAAGCCGTCCTCGACGCGGCCCGCCGGGCCGGGCTGTACGTCGTGATCACGGGCGGTTCCGACCTGAGGGACATCACCCGGCTCGCGGACGAGGCGGCCCCGGCGGACATGCCGCTCGGTGACGTCGTACGGGCGCTGCAGAACGACGGGCACATCGTGGTGGGCGTCGCCCGGGTGGCCGAACGCGGTGGCGGCGAGGTGGCGGACGGGCTGTCCGCCGCCGACGTGGCCGTCGCCCTCACCGACGCGCGGTCGGCGATCGCCTGGGGAGCCGACCTGATCGTCCCGGGGGGAACGGCCGATGTGTGGCGGCTGCTGACGGCCATTCCGGCGGTCCGCCGGGTCGGCCGCCGCTCACAGGTCCTGGCCCGTGCGGGCGCCGCCCTGTCGGGGCTCATGGTGGCCCGCGGCGGAAAACCCGGCGGCCGCGCCTGGCAGCGGCTCACCCGGCACGCCCCGGTGAACTTCGCCGCGGCCGGCGCCCTGCTCTCCGGCTGGGCCGAGGCCGTCGGCGTGGCCCGCGCCACGCCGCCCGAACCACGGCTGCACGTGCCCTGGCACGCGCTGGAGCCGCACGAGGCGCGCGACCGGCTGAGCAGCCCCGCGACCGACGCCGGACCCCGCGGTCCCGCCCTGCTCGCCGACCGGTCCCGCCGACGGGCGGCCCGGCTCGCCCGCACCCCCGTGGCGGCCCCGGCCCGCTGGGCCTGGCAGGCGGCCGGTGCCGTCCGCCGGGAACTCGACGACCCCCTCACGCCCGTCCTGGCCACCGGGGCGGTCGCCTCCGCCCTGCTCGGCTCGCTCGTCGACGCGCTGCTCGTCGTCGGCGCCATGGACCTCAACGCCGTGACGGGCGGACTCCAGCGGCTGCGCGCGGAACAGGCGCTCGCCCGGCTGGCCGCCCGCCAGCAGCCCACGGCACGCCGGCGGGACACCCGCGGGCGCACGGTCACCGTCGACGCGGTCCGGCTGCGGCCCGGAGACCGGATCAGCCTCGCCGCCGGCGATGTCGTACCGGCCGACGCGCGACTGCTGGAGGTGGACGGGCTGGAGGTCGACGAGTCGGCGCTCACCGGCGAGTCCCTGCCTGTGGCCAAGGACGTCGACGCCACTCCCGGCGCGCCGGTGAGCGGGCGGACCTGCATGGTCTTCGAGGGCACCATCGTCGTGGCCGGCCGGTCCGTCGGGCTGGTGGTGGACACCGGCGACCGTACCGAGGCGGGCCGCGCCGTCGCGCTCGCCGCCCGCACCCCGCCGCCCGCCGGCGTCCAGGCGAGGCTGCAGGAACTGACCCGCAAGACGCTGCCGGTGACCCTCACCGGCGGCGCACTGGTGACCGGGCTGTCGCTGCTGCGCGGCAGCCCACTGCGGCAGGCCGTCAGCGGCGGGGTCGCGGTGGCCGTCGCCGCCGTCCCCGAAGGACTGCCGCTCGTCGCGACCGTCGCCCAGATGGCGGCGGCCCGCCGCCTGTCCCGGCGCGGCGTCCTGGTGCGCACGCCCCGCACCCTGGAGGCGCTCGGCCGGGTCGACACCGTCTGCTTCGACAAGACCGGCACCCTCACCGAGAACCGGCTGCGCCTGGTCCGGGTCGCCACCGCCGACGGCACCGTCCTCGCCCCGGACGCCGAGTCTGCCGTGCCGGTGGTCCGGCTGGCCGCCCGAGCCTGCCCGCAGGTGGAGACGGGCCAGGGACGCCGGGTCGCGCACGCCACCGACGAGGCGGTCCTCGACGCCGCACCGCCCGACGAGCACTGGGTGCCCAGCGGTGAGCTCGCCTTCGAGGCCAGCCGGGGATACGCCGCGGCCGTCGGCCGGGACAACGGCGGCACCCACCCGGACGCCGGTGACCTCCTCGTGGTCAAGGGCGCCCCCGAGACGGTCCTCCCGGCCTGCCGCGACCTGCCCGACGACACGACCGGAACGGCCCACACCCTCGCGGGACAGGGGCTGCGCGTCCTCGCCGTCGCCCGGCGGCCGTGCCGGGGCCCGGACGCCACCGCCGGACTCGAGGCCGACCTCGCGGACCTGGAGTTCGTCGGGCTGATCGCCCTGGCGGACGTCCCGCGCGACACCTCGCAGGCCCTCCTCACCCAGCTGCGCCGCTCCGGCATCCTGCCCGTCATGCTCACCGGCGACCACCCGGAGACCGCCCGCGCGATCGCCCTGCAACTGGGCTGGCCGGAGGCGACCGAGGTGGTCACCGGCGACGAACTGGTCGCCATGGGCCGCCGCGACCGGGTCCGCGCCCTGCACGGAGCCGGAGTCGTCGCCAGGGTCGCGCCCGAGCAGAAACTCCATGTGGTGGAGGCACTGCAACAGGCGG contains these protein-coding regions:
- a CDS encoding alpha-lytic protease prodomain-containing protein is translated as MALRHARTARRAALAALGGLVLAGLPSVAAAGLPPTAGPAPVAARPPGADTDEPPAQLLRALQRDLGLTGAQASERPANEAEAGTRAGRLRISLGERFAGAWVHGTASENLTVATVDAGDVPAIEAQGATAAVVRRTLSDLVAAKEKLDSTAARVQTLDTPVWYVDVPNNRVMVRARSRAAGAAFVEAAGLQGSDVGIHTTTESPRLMQDITGGDAFYIDDTARCSVGFSVTGDEQQGFVTAGHCGAPGAVTTGYDRTAQGTFRASTFPGKDMAWVATDDQWTATPGVKAQDGQEVQVAGSVQALVGAAVCRSGSTSGWHCGTIQQHDTSVTYPQGTVGGLTRTTVCAEPGDSGGPFVAGVQAQGVTSGGTGNCTSGGTTFYQPVNPILSDFGLVLTTTQATTPAPAPAPQDGATREWTEGRVYEAGAVVTRDGVRYRCLQSHQAQGAWAPADAPALWQRG
- a CDS encoding cation-translocating P-type ATPase, whose amino-acid sequence is MLTRFDVAPLAGTVAGAAAGAARSTARGMTSVHGTTRRIGNVARNALGGGRHWRAGRRVHLALRNPGGDAGPLARKVATELLDHPDVLTAYWDEGLTRLVVTAAQDAAGDRVTERAVALAARLGLSEDADPEADETRHPGDPREVRVNAAALLLDAAGAAGALAGRSLGLPRSPRTVTAAVTLMRENPRFRALLRQRLGWNGMELVLAAANAAAHGAGQSPMSLVLDGLLRTGQLTEAVARAAAFEALHDDLCTEERAGLPGLTGGRPPLRVTPAQAYAANAGTGSLAGAAAALLVTHAAQEAAEALLAGSPKAARYGPAAFQAALGTFLARSGMLVRSGERLRQLEIADSLVLHADVLRSRPPDTPDAVSGTAAFDDPVDPFAEAVLDAARRAGLYVVITGGSDLRDITRLADEAAPADMPLGDVVRALQNDGHIVVGVARVAERGGGEVADGLSAADVAVALTDARSAIAWGADLIVPGGTADVWRLLTAIPAVRRVGRRSQVLARAGAALSGLMVARGGKPGGRAWQRLTRHAPVNFAAAGALLSGWAEAVGVARATPPEPRLHVPWHALEPHEARDRLSSPATDAGPRGPALLADRSRRRAARLARTPVAAPARWAWQAAGAVRRELDDPLTPVLATGAVASALLGSLVDALLVVGAMDLNAVTGGLQRLRAEQALARLAARQQPTARRRDTRGRTVTVDAVRLRPGDRISLAAGDVVPADARLLEVDGLEVDESALTGESLPVAKDVDATPGAPVSGRTCMVFEGTIVVAGRSVGLVVDTGDRTEAGRAVALAARTPPPAGVQARLQELTRKTLPVTLTGGALVTGLSLLRGSPLRQAVSGGVAVAVAAVPEGLPLVATVAQMAAARRLSRRGVLVRTPRTLEALGRVDTVCFDKTGTLTENRLRLVRVATADGTVLAPDAESAVPVVRLAARACPQVETGQGRRVAHATDEAVLDAAPPDEHWVPSGELAFEASRGYAAAVGRDNGGTHPDAGDLLVVKGAPETVLPACRDLPDDTTGTAHTLAGQGLRVLAVARRPCRGPDATAGLEADLADLEFVGLIALADVPRDTSQALLTQLRRSGILPVMLTGDHPETARAIALQLGWPEATEVVTGDELVAMGRRDRVRALHGAGVVARVAPEQKLHVVEALQQAGRVVAMAGDGANDAAAIRAADVGVGIEARGSAAARNAADLVLTTGDLSVLVDAVHEGRALWRSVADAVSILIGGNAGEVGFSVLGTLLAGSSPLSTRQLLLVNLLTDMFPAMAVAVTPSDDPSTAAHAETGPMGLDVLGAPLLRAIRRRGVTTCLGAVTAYLIGRLTPGSNRRSTTMALCGVVGAQLVQTLSGRRHSPLVWTTALGSAAVLAALVQTPGVSHFFGCTPLGPVALTGVTLAIALSALAPRLERLEAVRRLYELLSRLALRLGADARQARHLLRSGVARPVVA